The genomic stretch taatgtgtacaaaacatgtagatatcatcaataatgtggcatggaacataagaaattatcgatacgtcggagacgtatcaattttcAAGGAACAaaagagtatcatcagcatattggagaCTAACAATCCCTCCAGGTAAGAAATTGGGACAGAGCCCACTAATCAAACCACCTTCTGTCCCTTTAACTAACATCCTAGAGAAAACATCTACAATGCAATTGAATAAGAGAGGGGCAATGGGGTCCCCCTATCTTAAACCTTTGCCAGTCAAGAAAAAATCTCCCTCAATGTCATTAACCTTTACCCCAACAGATCCCCCTTGAGTAATTTGCTTAATAAATCTAATGAAAGTGGGATTGAAGCCTCTGACTTCCAAAACCTCATACAGGAAACCTAGATTAACCTTGTCATAtgccttctcattgtcaagttttAAAACTAAACCTTTATCTTTATTCTTATGCACTTCATGAATAACTTCATGCAGTGACAACACTTTCTAAAATAAACCTTCCTCTAATGAAGGCCGATTGATGGTAAGAAATAAGTCTATCAATGATTTTAGCCAATCTATTAGTCAGGACCTTGGTAAAAATCTTAAAGGAGCAATTCAGAAGACTAATAGGTCTAAACTTCTTCATGGATCTAGCCTCATTTTCTTTAGGGATAAGAGTAATCATGGCAAAGTTCAATCTATATAAGTCTAAGTCATCAACAAACCAAGCATTAAACATATTGATCAAGTCATTTTTGATCACATCCGAGAACTTCTGATAAAACATAAAGGGAATACCATCAGGTCCAGGTGCACCATCTGCATAAGATCCAAACACTGCAGTtttgacctcttcctcagtaAAGGCACACCCTAACATAATATTTTCTTCCAAAGATACCTTTTCATACTCAGAGAAGAAAGTATCTTGGAGTCTAATGGCAGGTCTATTTTCTTTTTTAAACAAATCTTTATAAAAGTCAGTTGCTACTTTGAGCATTTCCTTAGACTCAGTTATAGGGCCATCAGGGCCATCTAAGACATGAATACATTTTTTCCTCCTTCTCTGATTGGCCACAGcatgaaaatatgttgtatttttatCTCCCTCTAATATATTTCTATCTCTAGATCTCTGCCTAGCTTTAGTCTCCtcaaggatccaaaaataattcaactcTCTAAGAATGAaatcccatctctctctctcaatctAAGAAAGGACACATGTTTCAGATTTAATGTCAAGAACATCATATTCTTTCATAAGTTCTTCTTCTGTTTTCTAGCTGCAGCCTCATAGTTACTACTCCACCCTTTAGCTAATCTCCTAAAAAGTCTAAGTTTTTGTTGCCagacatcaactacattgttattATCAATCTCTAAGTTCCAAGCTCTATTTACCAAAACAGCAAATTCAGGGATAGCTAACCACCATTTTTCAAGTTTAAAACCCCCTTTTTTTGGAATTCTGCTCTCACCAGAATCCCAAACAAGAGGGGTATGATCACTACCTGATCTAGACAGCACTTTAGCACTAGCTAAAGGGAAGCAACTATCAAAGGAAGTGGAACAGAAAATCCTATCAAGTTTACACATAACAGGATTCTCTTGATTATTTCCCCAAGTATAGCTCCTACCAGAGACACCTATTTCCATAAGGGCCCACATTTCTATTCAGGCATTAAACTTATCAGCCCATTTGAAATCTATATTACCATTATTCTTATCTTCAATAAATCTAACTAGGTTAAAATCACCACCTATCGACACGAAGCCCTTCCCAATTAAGAGAGTTCATGAAGTTCGAAATAAACTCATGTTTCCTTTCCTCATAGGCGGAGCCATAGACGAGTAGTAATTCTACGAGATAAAATCATTCCTCCTATTTTTAACTACGAGCACTCACAGAGAAAGTTTTAATCTCCCAGGCTAAAACCTCTAAGAGATCGGCATTAATGCCTACTAGGATACCCCCGACAGAGCCTATTGCAGGTAGCAAATTCCATACAAAATTCCTATTTCCTAGAAGGTTTTTCGAAAGGAGTTAGTAAATTCTCCCTTTTTAGTTTCTTGAAAGCCAATGTAATCTAAATTCAAAGGCACTAAGTTATCATTAATGAAAAGCTGCCTACCAGGGGTGGAAATGCCCCTACTATTCCAAAAAGCACATATCATGGATAAAACTTCTTGGGGTGCTTGCCCCGAGATTTCCTAATAACATCTATCCATTCTTCAGCAAGTTTCTCTTGCTTGGTCCTTATCGGACAAGGAAGCAGACTCTAGGGGAGGAACAAGCGAGAATGCATGCTATCGCATTCTACTTCTAAATTGATACCAACTACCTTGGCAACATTATCTAATTCATCAACATGTAAAACATTAAAAGGATTGTTAGACATTATACCTTTCATCCTGGGAATCTCCAGATTGTTAATCTTCTTCATCTCCTGCGCTTTCTCCATGATGTTCTTGGATCTGTCAATTCTGTTACTCTGCCTAACAGGTTGCACGAGTCCCCACttggattttctttttcttggttgttcttcagTCACTTGATCAGCAGATATGAAGGAAAGCTCTACCTCTGGCATGATATCATCAGGCAGCTCCATTTCCTGATCATCATCTCCAGGAGCGGGCTCTTCAAACTGGTTGGTCAGGTTACCTTTAATCATTTTCTCACTGTACCAgaacttcttcacttcttcacttgCAGCATTAGAGACTGGAGTCTTGTCCCACACAAAGGCACCCTCTTGATCAACTAGTCCTCTCTGGAGTAGCTTCTGGTAAACATCAGCAACACTTGACTCTGGAGGAGCACAATTCTCTCCAAGAGGAGCTTCCATCACTTGGTCTTTCTGGGAATATTGGTCATTGGTAGAGGCTTGATTGATGTTCCcaagagagaaagattgaggtcTTGCAGTAGCACCAGAGCCACTCCCTTAATCTTGTCCACTTTGATTACTTCCCTCAgcatctctcttgctctgatcctCAAGTTCTTCTCCAAgcaggtcatcattatcttcattGGTGGGAATAACACTTTGTAAAGTGAAACCTAGGTGAAAAAGGTTCCCATGATACCCAAATAGCCTTCCAGGAGGTAGTTTGGAGGGATCCCTGCAGTGAACCTTTACCCTGACTTCTTGAGCATTGTTCCTAAACACACTGAGCCAATCTACTTCTAGCAACAAACCACAGACAGAAACAGCTTGATCAAGACTAGTCCACTCACACCACTTTGTTTGTAGTCCAGTCACCTTGATCCaggtttctttgagcactttcactGGTTCTGGGTCATCATTCCAAGCTTCCACCTTGACCCATATGCCTTTATTCTTAAGGCCAAATCTGGGGTAGCCAATGACCTCTTCTACCTTGAGATGGGGTGGGAACTTCACCAGGTACACATCTGACTGCCCAAGCTCTCTGATTCGCCATGGCCGATTGGTTTTGTATATCCGAGCAAACTCGGCATACGACTCTTCCTTAGAAACCTCACCTCCTTCAATTATCACAATGCCACGGTTTCTGGTGGACCCAATCTGGATTGATCATTGTCTCGGGCATCTCAATATGATAGAAACCCAAACTCGGAGCACCACTTCCTACATACTTAGCTAAGTCGGTGTGGTCTTTTCTGACAGGGCATTTATCTACCGGGTGAGAAGTTGCTTTACGGATGAAACACATAGGGGTCCTACCACAAGCAGCTTGGTGGTGCCTCGGCTCTCCACGAGCACATACAAATGGTGTTAGTGTAACTCATGCGGAGTGCATTGGAGGAGATAGCAGAAGGAGAATTCTGTTGGACAGACCCAAGCTTCTTCTTTCCTCTAGCTGTGTTCTTTGTCTTGCTCAACACCTCTCCACCAGAGGCAGGCAGCTGCAGCTACTGCTGTTGCTGATGCTgctgtggctgttgttgttgttgctgctgctgaacTGGAGGTTGCTGAGGCTGCTGCTGAAAACCAGGTTGTTGAGAAGCCAGCCACTGATTAGATTGCATACCAAAGCCAGCATTAGGAGGGTACTGCTGGTATGAACCATTGAAAGCCCAAGGAGGAGGCATGGGGCTTGGAGCAAACCCAAAAGGATGCTAAGGATAACCAAAAGCACCAGGTTGGGGGAAGTCCATGggcatctgctgctgctgctgctgaaaggGAGGTTGCATCTACCCTGGCTGTTGTTTCCATTGTTCTTGGTTGTTCCCACCTCCACCTCTACCTCTACCTTTGTGTCCTCCTCGACCAGCCATATCTACTATGGTTTCTACAGGACAGATCTCCACACCAAGATGACTCtccccggagatctcctccgccgccacccaagaGCCCAAAAGAGGAACCCTAAAAGAGGAGGCACCCTTTTTTATACTAGCCTTGCGGGGAGGAAGGCCTGGTGGATGCCATGGAATATGCCAGAGTTGTTGGAAAAAGTCTTCCACCCCGCCAAAGCATTCTCCACCACCCACCTGCTGGGTCTCACTGAGCTCTGGACCCCTCCAGAGCACTAATCTTGATGTTTTTTGACTCCTCTTCTCCATTCTTCTAGATGCTTGAGCAGACTCCACCATGGTTTCCCTCTGAACATGGACATGCAGAGGAACAGGAACCTGAATCTCATCAGCTGGAGTTCTGGTGGTGGCTGCCGAAGCTGTTGGACAATCTCCTCCAAGAATCTGGTGTGATAACTGAACTGAATCAATCCATTTATTGACTGAATCTCTGATTTGTTGAACCCTTGAGCACTCTGCACTGGCTGCCAGATGCTTGGCGCGTTATGAGTGAGCCAGCTTCACGAGCCACCTCGAAAGCGGTTCGTGACTTCGCGGCCtccttgtcttcttcttctctcggACCGCAAGGCTTGTCCATTGCCGTAGACGAAGCCTCGTAGCCCATCTTCACCTtgcggtcctcctccgaggagctCGGACATCGCCGATAGCTTGGAGAGCTTGGCGAATCTTCTCGGACCAGGCTTCACCTCCTGCGCCTCCGCGCGAGGCTCCACCGCAAGCCGAGATCCCAGCCCGCCAGGGTGTGTTGATGATGATGGAGCCAATGCGAAGCTCGCCCTCTGCTGGAGTTGGAGGAGTGGTTGAGCTTGGCCCCTCGGCGAGCGCAGACCAAACCTTCCCCAGTCGCCAATGCCAGCCTCGTCGAACTCCGGTGCTCCCTCGATAGCTGACACCTCCTGTTCCTCCCCCAGGCTCCACCTCCGAGTACATCTCCTCTCCCTGCGCCTCCTCTCTGCCATCCGCCACCACAGACGCCAGAGTAAACCTCCTCCGACACGCCGCGGATCTGGGTGGATTGAGCTTGGCGGCGAAGGTATGAGCAGTGGTAGAAGTGAATTGAATGGGGAACGGGGAAAGGAGAGGAAATCTGTATTTCACCCGTCGCTCCCTCTCTGGTCGCCATGGCCCGCTACGGTGGGGAAACGAGGAGGTCCCGCCATGAACAGTGCGCACGGTCGGAGCGGAAACCATAAGTGGTCCGATTCCACCATGGAACAGAGCATGGTGTTCCACCTCATCTCCCATCGCTTGAGAGGAGAGcgaaacatggcggcgcggcaccACCGGAGGAATCACGGCGGTGGGATCCCATTCCCCGCTCTCCCGGCCACGACCCGCCCCTCCAGGTAGCGGATCTGACGCGGAAGATCTCGGGGAAGAGGGGGACGCCATCCGATGGGCTCGCACATCGCATCCCGCTCCTCCGGCGAGGCTTGCATGATGTAGAGCAGGTAGTAGCGCTGAACCAGCTTGTCATGGAGATCTAGCTCCAGCGAGCTCTCCCTCCGAGAACCCTCTCGAGATGGCTCGAAACCCCGAGGGGTCGAGCCCCTGCGCGAGCCGCTCGGAGAAGACATCCGCACCCTCCGCCGCGCTATGGAGGCTCTGTGggacggcggccgcggcggaggcgCGGTAGATCGCCGTCGGCGAGAGACGCATGCAGAGCTAGGACAGAGCTCTCACTTGGAGAGGGGATTCCATAAGTGATAAAACTATCTATATCATAAAGATCAGTTCAAAAACCTAAGTATCTTACAATTGTCCTATATTGTAATTGAAGTGTGAGTGAGACAAGTTAAGCACACATTTTGATAAAATACAGTGTACAGggggatttgaattaaaaaaaattgtgCCAAACTGGTTTACCATGATGATATAAACAATAGAAAAATTGTCGGGACATGATAGAAACAATATTGTTTATCCCCGTTTTAGTTGTGTCTCACGAGATTATTTTATGCTGAAATCACCCCCAAAGGAGGTACAGTATGAAAACCTTAATTTCTAACATCATCTTCTACTTCTAATTTTCTTCGTTTTTAATTTGTGCATCATCCTGAAATAACACCGAGTACATAGAGTTGACGGAGAATCTGCCGTCCTGTTGCAATTTCCATAGGAACACATGAACCCATGGCATAAAATTGACCGATTTCAATGGTACTCTAGATGGTATATTCATGACTGAACATCTCTACAATGGCAATATTAATAGTTAAGTTACAGTTCTAAGCTTTGACCTGGTCAGTGAGCGAAACGGAGTCgttcccctcgcgtcgccccctccaggcgaccgagggggcGAAACCCTACAGCGCCGCCACCCGTcctccctcctccccctcccctcctcgtcgcccccagagGTGACGCCGGCCGAAGGCCGCGTCGCCGGTGAAGGGGCGGCGGGGACTCTGAGCCCTCGGCTCCCCTCCTGCGGCCGCTCGATGGAGGAAATCCGCGCGGGGTTCGCCAAGATCGGGGCGGCGGCTTGACGGATCTCCCTCCGCGGGCGGTCTCTCGGCGGCTTCCCGGGTGGGGGCTAGGGatgcgaggcggcggcctcgaagGTGTGGCCATGGGGCCACTGCGGCGGGCGTCATGGCGGGCGGCTCGGTGGTGGTCCTCACCTCGCGGGaggtgaggcggcggcgggcgtcgacggcggcgcggtCCTCTGCGCCAAGATCCGTGGTTTGTGCTCCGCCCTCTCCCGCGCCGCTCCGGCTGTTGGTGGCGGCGTCGCCGGCTCCGGGCGTGGGGTCTTGGTGGTTTGTTTGGGgtcggggaaaccctaggttggGCTGAGTCCGGCCGGCGTTGTCGACGCCCTCGGGTGCCgggttcctccttggaggcgacaGCTGCGATCCCTCTTTCCACTCCCGACCCATCTCCCGGACGAAAGTCCAAAATCCTTCGATTGGGCGGCGTCGACGTGCTGCGTcgtgacctccttggaggcgtcgcacgGGGAGATGTGTGGTTCGGGTGGGGAGTCGAAGGTGGGTGCTTTGGGCCTCGATGGCCACTGCACCGTGATCTGCTTGTTGTGTCTGGTGGCTTTCCTGCTGCTCTAGGTTGTTCAAGGGCGGGGTAGTGGGGCCGGTGAGGTGTGCTCTTCTTGTCATGGTGGTCGTGCTCCGGGAGGTCCTTGGCTCTCGAGCCCAACTCTTCTCcggctctcgggtgagcttctctcATGTCCAGATGGTTCGACGCCTCAGGAGCCATGGCGAGAGGGTAGGGGCCCTCTTCGGCATGAGAACGGGAAGGTTTGGTGCTCTTTGTCCCGGGTTCTTCTCCTCGCTCAAGGCTTCCTCTCGCCCAAGGCGGTGACTCGTCGCGCCCCGCTGGTTTGGCGTCCTCGGTGCCGTGGAGCGGTGGTCTTCGCTCACGCAAGGCGTGTGCTTGTGTTGTAGCGTAGTGTTGTAAGCTTCTCGGAGTGCTCCCTTGTATCTTTCGGCCGTAGTGTGTGTGGTGTGGTGTTGTGTGGTACGGAGGGCCTTGTGTAATCCCTGGccagttgatggctttgttaattcaaagctgggcttTCGAGCCTTCACTTTAAAAACAATGGCAATATTGACACTTGCACCTAAATACTGTTGTTTTCACAGCTTAGCAAATTGGCTCATGCATCAATGTACTTACAGCTGTTAGGCTCTTGACGGAGCCATTCTCCCAACGGGTTGGAGTATGAAGATAATCGCCGCCGCCGGTGTGTAGTGACGTAGAACTTGAATCGGGGAACAGCCGACAGCGTCTTTGCCGTCCCAAATGTACACAATCAACTAATTTGTCTCATGTCTATCACGTGTAGAGGTCGCTAATCAGCCCTGGTTTCAATAACGGCCGTCTTCTTCTTGTACTTGAAAATTACTGCGAAGAAGACATAGACTAGGAGCTCGAGCGCGCTGAGCCCGGCGATGAGCCAGTAGAAGTAGTCGAGGTGGCCCCGGTTGAGATTGTTGGAGAACCAGCTGTCCCCCCTGGCCGACGTGGCCTTGTCGATGCCCGACACGAGGCcgctgctgatgaagctgccgatgcCGAAGATGCTGAGGTAGAGCGACAGCCCGAGGCTGCGCATCTTGTCGGGCACCTGGTCATAGAAGAACTCCTGCAGGCCGACCATGGTGAACACGTCCGCAGCGCCGAACAGCACGTACTGTGGCACCATCCACCACAGACTCATCGGAACTGGCACACTGGGAAGGTCTGCCAGGCCGGCGTCCGCCGCGACCCGGAGCCGTCGCGCCTCGACGAGCGCGGCGACCACCATGGACACGAGTGAGAGCACCATCCCGACGCCGATGCGCTGCAGCATGGTGATGCCGGACGGGAGGCCTGTGTAGCGGCGCGCTAGAGGCACGAGGGCGCGGTCGTAGAGGGGCATGAGGACGACGATGGTGACGCTGATGAATGTTTGCAGCGCTGCCGGCGGCACCTGGAGCCCATGTCCGACGCTCCGGTCCAGGGTCGCCGCCTGCTTCGTGAAGAACGTGGAGGACTGCGAGAATGCCACGGCATAGATCAGGCACGTTGCCCAAATAGGGAACAGGAGGAGGACGCTCTTGGCTTCCTCGATGAGGTCCGCATTGCTGGCCACCACCTCCTGCTCTTCCTCGTCGACACGAGCACTACAAATTTGAACAAAGCAGATCAATAAGACGCGCCGATCCATCGATCGAACACCTTGCGAAGGACTGAATTACCTGGACTCTGGCGCCGCGAGAGGACTACTACTTGACTTTCGCCGGCTGCTCCTCCATGCCGCGAAAGCCTCGCCGGCACGAGCGAACAAGCTCCTCTTCTTGCCGACAGAGACGTAGTAGCGGTACGTGCGGGTGCCGAGTAGGAACACGGCGAGTGCGAAGGCCATGACGACACAGGGGATGCCAAAGCCGAGGCCCCAGCCGATGTTGTCCTGAACGTAGCTGAGGAAGACCAGCGTGACGGCGGTGCCGGCGCATATGCCGAAGTACCACCAGTTGAAGAAGGAGCTCCGGGAGACCGCCTCCTTGGGGTGGGTCTCGTCGAACTGGTCGGCACCGAAGGCCTGAACGCACGGCTTGTGCCCGCCCTGCGCGAGGGCCACCATGTAGAGGGAGGTGTAGAAGGCAGCCATCTGAAGACCGGACGGCGGCGGACAGGGCGTGTTGCCCGCGGTGCCGCATTTGTGGCCGCCGGAGGAGAGCAATGTTGAGAAAGCCAGCATGGCTAAACCCTGCAGGTTGTTTCAGTAGTGCCAACTGAGACATTTTACATTGCGCTGAATAGTAAGATCCAACGAAGAACGAACAGGATCCATCAACAAAAGGAATTGCAGGACCAACTTGTACACATTGTCGAAGCCCACATGCTAGATCAAACATGGTTTCCATATTGAAACCAAATCATAACCATTTTTTTCAGAAACAGATTACAAACACAGAGGCTCATATATACGCGTATACACTCAACTCTTGTGAATGCACACTTACATCCTACTTGTATGAGTACATTCAAAAAAATTGGCTAGCAGAGATTATCAAAGTCACTAGTGGCGTCTCGCTATCGACGATAATGTGCCTTCCACTGAAAAATATATTTTCCCATTACGAGGCCTATATATATCAAATCTAAGGTTTAACCCTCTACTAAGATAGATACCAGTACCGTCCTAACCATCTAACCTCCGGTTCGTTCTTACATGAAACATGAGCCTTAACCTCGTTAGAAAGCAATGGGGCACTCTGAAGTGTAAACCGTACTCCGAACTCTAAACTATTTTTATTACTCCATTcggtctgatttttttttttaaactagAACCCCAACATTTATCATGAATTAAAGTGAGTAACATAAACTCTAAACTCTATTTAAACACATCGTGATCCAGAAGTGAGTTATTTATTCGTGGGAAGTCAGCATGTGCATGCACCCTCAAGGCCTCAACCACCCAGCTCTTCCAGTAACTTGATTGCGTCTCAGGTCTCAGATACGTGACTACTCATCCACTCTCTCAACAACTCCAGATGATTccctaaaaaaaaaaactccagctGATTCTGCGTTTTCTATGATCAACTTGTGTCACTAAGTCCAAATGCCGTAACAAGGGGTCTAGCAATCGGGGTCATAGTATCTCTATCGACGAAAACTCCATGACCACGACCTGTTCAAGCATGGTACTTCTCGCTCTCCATGTCCCTCTGACATGCGGGTCCGGTACTATACTAATCCTTCACTCGTCCACGTGGAAATGGCGGTGATAATTTTGTTTTCTGGCAAAAAAAtaccaagaaaaagaagatgaacGGATATTGCGCGAAGAGCGGTTTTGGATAGCCTTACCAGGATGTAGAGCAGGGAGGCGAGCAAGATCATGCGGTAGCGGCCGAGCCATGAGTCGGCGAGGGCGGCGCCGAGCAGCGGCACCAGCTGCGCCACGCCGTTCCAGAGGTTGATGGCGGACGCGGCCTTGGCGAGCCCCTCCCCCAGCGGCCCCGTCAGGTAGCTGATCAGGTTCGCCGACACCCCGTAGAACGAGAACCGCTCCGcgatctccaccgctgcatccgtcagaccatcatcgcacaaGGCACACGCCAATCAGACTAACTAAATTAATGGGGATCGATGGAGCTGAATTAGCTGCTGCTCTGCTCGATCGTGTCAGTATGAGTACGCATGTAAATTCTATGCAGTTACCTATGATGAAGAGCGCGGACCTCCAGCGGCCGgtggaggcgcgggaggcgggcCGGCCGCGGTGGTCCACCGCCGCGAGGGCGACGTCGCcggcttctcccgccatgccgTCGGCGCGCGCGAGCAGCGGGTCGGAGCTGGAAGGCATCGTGGCCGGAGGACGTGCTGGCCGAGCCTCTTTATACTGCGTACGGACTAATTCCGACGGCTGATCTTCAGGAAGATCAGGACAACCGGAGATGAGCTAGCGTTGACTCGCGTAGGTCAGAAGAAACGGCATGGGCAGGGCAAGTTGTTGACGCCTTGACGGACGATCTCGCACGCCGACCGGCCGGAGATCGCGTCAAGCTCGTGCGTTCCGACGACTACCTGCcgcctcgtcggcggcggcggctagctaCTAATGGGAAGGTGGGACTGAGAGCGACGAACGAGTATGCGGCAATGGCGGGTGGAGCCAGCGTGGGTATGAGATAGACACCGGGTTGGTGGCACATGGAATCCGGATCCGATGAACCAGGATCGCGTCCCCTCAGCCACATCGGACGAAGGTACGGACACGTGCGGCGGCTAACAGTCCATGTGGACCACTATAGGCCACGTAGGATATCCGGCTGGAAAAATATCTGCTTGGCGTTGGAAGTCTGTGACATGACATTTCTATGCACTGCGTAGAAATTTTTTGGGTTAAACTACAATTTGGAAGAAGTATGGGCgaatttttttaataatatttttttctttAATTACACGAATAATACTCAGATTTGACAATTTTTAGAAATAATACTGGTTCGGGCTACCTTAACCCAATATAGCCCTAATCGGGATAAACCTTTCCTGAAAGGTCCAGATTCTGTGGGCCAGGCTAGGCTAGGCGCGGTACCTCTCGGACCAAGCTTCCCCAATTGAATCTTGTCGGGCTCGACTTACCCAACAAGTTGTGCACCCGATTTCGATGGTCACCCAACTAATTTGCAATTTTCTTGTTTCCCATCCCAGCTACCTTTTTGCCGCCACCCCTCTTCCGCTAA from Lolium rigidum isolate FL_2022 chromosome 4, APGP_CSIRO_Lrig_0.1, whole genome shotgun sequence encodes the following:
- the LOC124707454 gene encoding protein NRT1/ PTR FAMILY 5.10-like, yielding MPSSSDPLLARADGMAGEAGDVALAAVDHRGRPASRASTGRWRSALFIIAVEIAERFSFYGVSANLISYLTGPLGEGLAKAASAINLWNGVAQLVPLLGAALADSWLGRYRMILLASLLYILGLAMLAFSTLLSSGGHKCGTAGNTPCPPPSGLQMAAFYTSLYMVALAQGGHKPCVQAFGADQFDETHPKEAVSRSSFFNWWYFGICAGTAVTLVFLSYVQDNIGWGLGFGIPCVVMAFALAVFLLGTRTYRYYVSVGKKRSLFARAGEAFAAWRSSRRKSSSSPLAAPESSARVDEEEQEVVASNADLIEEAKSVLLLFPIWATCLIYAVAFSQSSTFFTKQAATLDRSVGHGLQVPPAALQTFISVTIVVLMPLYDRALVPLARRYTGLPSGITMLQRIGVGMVLSLVSMVVAALVEARRLRVAADAGLADLPSVPVPMSLWWMVPQYVLFGAADVFTMVGLQEFFYDQVPDKMRSLGLSLYLSIFGIGSFISSGLVSGIDKATSARGDSWFSNNLNRGHLDYFYWLIAGLSALELLVYVFFAVIFKYKKKTAVIETRAD